The genomic DNA TCCTTGCTGCCGTTGTGCTGCAGGTAGTCCAAGTGCATCTGGATGAAGCACCAGGTGCCGGGGCAATACTGTACGTAATGCCCGAAGCCCACCAGAGgtaaggagcagaaggcagcggAGAAGGTGTAGATGGCGGGCAGGGCAACCAAGCCCGTGCGGGGGCCGAGAAAACGCTCGTAGAAATAGGGTTGGCCCAGGGCCAGGCATCGCTCCAGCGCCATGGCGAAGAGGATGAGCATGGTGGCGAGGCCGAAGAAGCTCATGGAGAAGCCGAAGTAGAGGCAGATGTGCCCGCCCTGAGCCAGGGCCGTCAGCGTGCGGTTGCGGTGGTAGGAGGCCAGCACGAAAGGGCTGACGGAGCAGGTGCCCAGCAGGTCGGTGACCACCAGGGCCAACACCAGGACGTGGaagagggagggcgggcggcggcggcggcggcggcagcgcagcaGCAACCCCAGGGCCAGCAGGTTGCCCAAGAGGCCGGCGGAGAACATGAGGGCGCTGATGCTGGGGCTggcgccgggcggcagcgcctCGCCCCGctcgcacagcccccggcccgtGCCGTtcatcccgccgccgccgccccgactgcgccgccgccgcctccctgcgcgcc from Struthio camelus isolate bStrCam1 chromosome 5, bStrCam1.hap1, whole genome shotgun sequence includes the following:
- the PTGER2 gene encoding prostaglandin E2 receptor EP2 subtype; this translates as MNGTGRGLCERGEALPPGASPSISALMFSAGLLGNLLALGLLLRCRRRRRRPPSLFHVLVLALVVTDLLGTCSVSPFVLASYHRNRTLTALAQGGHICLYFGFSMSFFGLATMLILFAMALERCLALGQPYFYERFLGPRTGLVALPAIYTFSAAFCSLPLVGFGHYVQYCPGTWCFIQMHLDYLQHNGSKEVSGTDIIFSLLYATLLLFLIVSVLLCNLSVITNLARMHRRGQKTRRMATPDQPRVAGGCARGMSSMAEEIDHLLLLSIMTITFVICSLPFTIRAYMNKFSEAEDNHEWDLLALRFLSLNPIIDPWVFAILRPPVLRLMRSVLCCHVSQPSRGSVRRPSAAETKLALRLDLCGQ